In Vanacampus margaritifer isolate UIUO_Vmar chromosome 9, RoL_Vmar_1.0, whole genome shotgun sequence, the following proteins share a genomic window:
- the LOC144057605 gene encoding neuronal pentraxin-1, whose amino-acid sequence MATTRTTHASVLLLSLLLLPASSTSDFNDYHAAQPRFLCTPIPPDADPACFPTAGPGAGGAAAHHQSAPPAGWWGASDEAKTTILHLRESLVRQKETILDQRETIRELSAKLVLCEGFARSSHDEQPGEPSDRAYHGHHVPDSLHSDGAHGVKHQEKDVVKHVSSGDVTSSPEQMERMLHALKERLDNLQKRNSSLTSSSSLRELLQRKIDTLEEQLHPHDHHHLNDHTDDGGANHTEHFDEHSDGSHHGDGSHHGDGSLDGGDGGDRGGHENNEADGHGYLPRGGIHSNKLENLLNQLHLTGSKAKKEADAFQLSFPMRTNYMHARIKRTLPSDIFALTLCLRLKAGAGPAMGTPFSYSAPGQANEVVLIEWGGNPVELLIDDQAVSLPVTLSDGKWHHVCVTWSTRDGYWEAYQDGDLRGSGEDLAPWHPLRAGGVFILGQEQDTLGGRFDATQSFVGELADVQMWSSVLTGIDIQGLASCNSHLAGDVISWSDADMELHGGVVRHALEPCH is encoded by the exons ATGGCGACGACAAGGACGACTCATGCAtccgtcctcctcctctctctgctCCTCCTGCCCGCGTCTTCCACGTCGGACTTCAACGACTACCACGCCGCACAGCCGCGTTTCCTCTGCACCCCTATTCCGCCTGACGCTGACCCCGCCTGCTTCCCCACGGCGGGTCCTGGCGCAGGGGGAGCCGCCGCCCACCATCAAAGCGCGCCTCCGGCCGGCTGGTGGGGCGCCAGCGACGAGGCCAAGACCACCATCCTGCACCTCCGCGAGAGCCTGGTGCGCCAGAAAGAGACCATCCTGGACCAGAGGGAGACCATCAGGGAGCTGAGCGCCAAGCTCGTCCTGTGCGAGGGCTTCGCCAGGTCATCTCACGACGAGCAACCGGGCGAGCCCTCGGACCGCGCCTACCACGGACACCACGTACCGGACTCGCTGCATTCTGACGGCGCGCATGGCGTGAAGCACCAAGAGAAGGATGTCGTCAAACACGTGAGCTCAGGGGATGTCACGTCCTCACCAGAGCAGATGGAGAGGATGCTGCATGCGCTCAAGGAGAGGCTGGACAACCTGCAG AAGAGGAACTCGTCCCTGACCTCCTCCAGCTCTCTGAGGGAGCTTCTGCAGAGGAAGATCGACACTCTGGAGGAGCAGCTGCACCCGCACGACCACCACCACCTCAACGACCACACGGACGACGGCGGCGCCAACCACACTGAACACTTTGACGAGCACAGTGACGGAAGCCATCACGGGGACGGAAGCCATCACGGGGACGGAAGCCTCGACGGCGGTGACGGCGGTGACCGCGGCGGTCATGAGAACAATGAAGCGGACGGTCACGGTTACCTCCCACGTGGAGGAATCCACAGCAACAAACTGGAGAACTTGCTCAACCAGCTTCACTTGACAG GTTCCAAAGCCAAAAAGGAGGCCGACGCCTTCCAGCTCAGCTTCCCCATGCGCACCAACTACATGCACGCGCGCATCAAGAGGACGCTGCCGAGCGACATCTTTGCGCTCACTTTGTGTCTGCGGCTAAAGGCCGGCGCCGGGCCCGCCATGGGGACGCCGTTCTCTTACTCGGCGCCGGGCCAGGCTAACGAGGTGGTTCTGATCGAGTGGGGGGGAAACCCCGTGGAGCTGCTGATCGATGACCAG gcCGTGTCTCTGCCTGTGACGCTGAGTGATGGCAAGTGGCACCACGTGTGCGTGACGTGGTCCACACGGGACGGATACTGGGAGGCCTACCAAGATGGCGACCTGCGGGGGTCCGGCGAGGATCTCGCCCCCTGGCATCCCCTTAGAGCAGGAGGGGTATTCATCCTGGGACAGGAACAG GACACTCTGGGGGGGCGTTTTGACGCCACGCAGTCCTTCGTGGGGGAGTTGGCCGATGTGCAGATGTGGTCCTCGGTCCTGACAGGGATTGACATCCAGGGCCTGGCGTCGTGCAACAGCCACCTGGCCGGCGACGTCATCTCTTGGTCCGACGCGGACATGGAGCTGCACGGGGGCGTGGTGAGACACGCCCTCGAACCCTGTCACTGA
- the LOC144058149 gene encoding BAR/IMD domain-containing adapter protein 2 gives MSRTDEVNKMTENVYKGILDHFNPSLKNFVTMGKHYEKALTGVTVAAKGYFDALVKLGELASDSQGSKELGDTLFQMAEVHRQIQVQLEDVLKLFHSELLAQLEQKLELDIKYLTATLKKYQNERRSKTDSIERCQAQLKKLRRKSSGSRHPNKYGDREMQFVELMSRRQVELDTLVATGYRSALTEERRRYCFLVDRQCCVTKLLINYHCKVRELLSQKLSSWQQSCTQPTKLPERALNLLRHTAPQSSGAAGIAEVLRQTKLGCSQSEQRLSVQEVPPLLNGDRSQQQQQQRSLPSSSSQNDACPQDSPQTFRPVPAPGASPQHSCSPLSVSATGPPADGSTSGSASPSASTPTGGAAQLSSLLMAANTSNLSPSLIPSTVMSLSQVSPTGSGSQGVTLAIPHSAPHSAPHSPPLPHSAPMSRAMTPVQLLHQQVGPGGNNTLPTAHPWLMKTAEMCATSTLPLPKRPGSEMRMGGFQGARMLPLSGPTRVEAMFAHSPGASESAGGGGGGGGGGGVSLLHFLPGDSITLLISEQRDGWHYGQNDRTGRKGWFPFSYTQPQHSRMDHLERRVSLDHTPKSSFFLSKANSTSMSQLDQLVSPTLTPESEDERSFPPQRISTFRPRPYSMADTNKICAQLASSPPSPTRTNPFAHVRLRRTVTNDRSAPIIE, from the exons ATGTCACGAACGGACGAGGTCAACAAGATGACGGAAAATGTTTATAAG GGTATACTGGACCACTTTAACCccagtttgaagaattttgtCACCATGGGCAAACACTATGAGAAAGCTCTCACAg GAGTGACGGTAGCAGCGAAGGGCTACTTCGACGCTCTGGTCAAGCTGGGAGAGCTGGCCAGCGACAGCCAAGGCTCCAAGGAGTTGG GAGACACATTGTTTCAGATGGCCGAGGTCCATAGACAGATCCAGGTGCAGCTGGAAGACGTG CTCAAGTTGTTTCATTCCGAGCTGCTGGCCCAACTGGAGCAGAAGCTGGAACTGGACATCAAATACCTCACA GCCACACTGAAGAAGTACCAGAACGAGCGGCGGTCCAAAACCGATTCCATCGAGCGCTGCCAGGCTCAGCTCAAGAAGCTGCGCAGGAAGAGCTCGGGCAGCCGTCACCCGAACAAGTACGGAGACCGAGAGATGCAG TTTGTGGAGCTGATGAGTCGGCGCCAAGTGGAGCTGGACACGCTGGTCGCTACGGGTTACAGGTCGGCGCTGACCGAGGAAAGGAGGCGGTACTGCTTCCTGGTGGATCGGCAGTGTTGCGTGACGAAGCTGCTCATCAACTACCACTGCAAG GTGAGGGAGCTCCTGTCGCAGAAACTGTCGTCGTGGCAGCAGTCGTGCACTCAGCCGACCAAACTTCCAGAGCGCGCTCTCAACCTGCTGCGTCACACGGCGCCACAGAGCTCCGGCGCCGCCGGGATCGCCGAGGTCCTCCGACAGACCAAGCTGGGCTGCTCTCAGTCAGAACAG AGGCTGTCCGTTCAAGAAGTCCCACCTCTGTTGAATGGCGACCGttcccagcagcagcagcagcagcgctcgctgccctcctcctcctcccagaACGACGCCTGTCCTCAGGACTCCCCTCAGACCTTCCGGCCCGTGCCCGCCCCCGGAGCGTCCCCCCAGCACAGCTGCTCCCCCCTCAGCGTGTCGGCGACCGGCCCCCCGGCCGACGGCAGCACCAGCGGCAGCGCCAGCCCGTCCGCGTCCACGCCCACGGGCGGCGCGGCGCAGCTCTCCTCCCTCCTCATGGCCGCCAACACCAGCAACCTGTCGCCGAGCCTCATCCCCTCCACCGTCATGTCGCTCAGCCAGGTGTCCCCCACGGGAAGCGGCTCGCAGGGCGTCACCCTGGCCATACCGCACAGCGCCCCGCATAGCGCCCCGCACAGCCCACCGCTGCCCCACAGCGCCCCCATGTCCAGGGCCATGACGCCTGTGCAGCTGCTGCACCAACAGGTGGGCCCGGGAGGGAACAACACTCTACCAACTGCTCATCCTTGGTTGATGAAGACTGCTGAGATGTGCGCCACGTCCACTCTTCCGCTACCCAAAAGGCCTGGCAGTGAAATGAGGATGGGCGGCTTTCAAG GTGCCAGGATGCTGCCTCTTTCAGGGCCCACGCGAGTGGAAGCCATGTTCGCTCACTCGCCCGGAGCATCGGAAAGcgccggcggcggcggaggcggtggaggaggaggcggtGTTTCCTTGCTGCACTTCCTGCCCGGCGACAGCATCACCCTGCTGATCTCGGAGCAGAGAGACGGGTGGCACTACGGGCAGAATGATCGGACCGGACG GAAAGGCTGGTTCCCTTTCTCCTACACTCAACCACAACATAGCAGGATGGATCACCTTGAGAGGCGAGTCAGCCTTGACCATACACCCAAAAG CTCCTTTTTCCTTTCCAAGGCCAACAGCACCAGCATGAGCCAGCTGGACCAGCTGGTGTCTCCCACCCTCACCCCCGAGTCGGAGGACGAGCGCTCCTTCCCCCCACAGAGGATCAGCACCTTCCGGCCACGCCCGTACAGCATGGCCGACACCAACAAG ATCTGTGCCCAGTTGGCCTCCTCGCCGCCTTCTCCAACGAG GACCAATCCGTTCGCCCACGTCCGTCTCCGAAGAACGGTCACCAACGATCGCTCGGCCCCGATCATCGAGTGA
- the ndufa3 gene encoding NADH dehydrogenase [ubiquinone] 1 alpha subcomplex subunit 3, producing MAGVAAFLKNAWNKEPVIVASFCIGLMGFVLPVISPYTKYAGMINRATPYNYPVPVRDDGNMPDVPVHPCEQRGDRLQWLKDL from the exons ATGGCGG GTGTTGCAGCCTTTTTAAAGAATGCGTGGAATAAGGAGCCGGTCATCGTCGCCTCATTCTGTATAGGACTAATGG GTTTTGTGCTCCCAGTTATAAGTCCTTACACAAAGTATGCGGGAATGATAAATCGGGCGACGCCGTACAACTACCCAG TTCCTGTGCGAGATGATGGAAACATGCCCGACGTTCCCGTGCACCCGTGTGAGCAAAGGGGAGACCGGCTGCAATGGCTCAAAGACCTTTAA